In Pedobacter heparinus DSM 2366, the following are encoded in one genomic region:
- a CDS encoding DUF3857 domain-containing protein: protein MKLKELVLLALLLCTFRSFSQESYTADEIPAELKNRANAVIRKMETTVDMRANDNVSLNIKKTVTILNKNGDDEAELTLFYDKNVSIKYVKGMILDAWGKQISKFTLSNFTDHSAVNNFSLFEDDRVKHFAPTALAYPYTMVCEYEVRSKQNLAIPDWYASGSAGVAVALSSYTFICKPEDKIRVKAYNYKGEPELIQTDKFKSQTWTVKNIPAFKPEPYAPNPNDYRTHIKVAPEDFNFYGYKGKYQNWDELGKWIYTELVKNRQTLPPAAIAEVKALTAGIDNDKDKARKIYEYVQKKTRYISVQIGIGGNRPIPAAEVHQVSYGDCKALVNYTQSLLKAVNIPSWYCVVNAGDFKKNMETDFASMNQGNHIILCLPLKNDTTWLECTSQDAPFGFLGSFTDDRTVLACTEEAGKILKTPALTTAMNLQDRRAELTLDGEGNIKGSLKTTFSGAQYDNCDKMINQPLTEQLKLLKTAYDIDNINFSSLHYKQDKGSNPVTTEVLDLSIQKYAAQTNSHIYLVLNAFNKERSVPEVRNRTLPVFINRGYTDVDEIIYHLPENVSIELTPDNKILKNEFGSYQVSIKKEDRKLIYTRRFILNNGSYPAEKYTDFSNFITAVSSADQAKAIFKLNSAQ, encoded by the coding sequence ATGAAGTTGAAAGAACTGGTGCTACTGGCGCTGCTGCTTTGTACATTCCGCTCTTTTTCACAGGAAAGTTATACAGCAGATGAGATTCCTGCAGAACTGAAGAACCGTGCAAATGCGGTGATCAGGAAAATGGAGACCACCGTAGATATGCGTGCAAACGACAATGTAAGTTTAAACATCAAAAAAACGGTTACCATACTCAATAAAAATGGGGACGATGAGGCCGAACTGACCTTATTCTATGATAAAAATGTAAGCATAAAATATGTTAAAGGGATGATCCTGGATGCCTGGGGAAAACAGATCAGTAAATTTACGCTCAGTAATTTTACAGACCACAGTGCGGTAAACAATTTTTCTTTATTTGAGGATGACCGGGTAAAACATTTTGCCCCTACTGCTTTAGCCTATCCTTATACGATGGTATGCGAGTATGAGGTCAGGTCAAAACAGAACCTGGCGATACCTGACTGGTATGCCAGTGGCAGTGCAGGTGTTGCCGTTGCCCTGAGCAGCTATACTTTCATTTGTAAACCTGAAGATAAAATACGGGTTAAGGCTTACAATTATAAAGGAGAGCCCGAACTTATCCAGACCGACAAGTTTAAAAGCCAGACCTGGACCGTAAAAAATATACCAGCTTTTAAACCGGAGCCCTATGCGCCAAACCCAAATGATTACCGCACCCATATAAAAGTTGCTCCCGAAGATTTTAATTTTTATGGTTATAAAGGAAAATACCAGAACTGGGATGAGCTGGGCAAGTGGATTTATACTGAACTGGTTAAAAACAGGCAGACATTGCCCCCTGCTGCCATAGCCGAAGTTAAAGCACTTACGGCAGGAATAGATAACGATAAGGACAAGGCCCGAAAGATCTATGAATATGTGCAGAAGAAAACCAGGTACATTAGTGTTCAGATTGGTATTGGTGGCAACAGGCCCATTCCTGCAGCGGAAGTTCACCAGGTTTCTTATGGCGATTGTAAAGCCCTGGTAAATTATACCCAAAGCCTGCTGAAAGCAGTTAACATCCCCTCCTGGTATTGCGTGGTAAATGCAGGGGATTTCAAAAAGAACATGGAGACTGATTTTGCCAGTATGAACCAGGGAAATCATATCATTTTATGTTTACCGCTTAAAAATGACACCACATGGCTGGAATGTACCAGTCAGGATGCGCCTTTTGGCTTTCTGGGTAGCTTTACGGACGACCGTACGGTACTGGCCTGCACAGAAGAGGCAGGAAAAATATTAAAAACCCCGGCACTGACCACAGCAATGAACTTACAGGACCGCCGGGCCGAACTAACTTTAGACGGGGAAGGGAACATTAAGGGCAGCCTGAAAACTACGTTTAGCGGTGCACAGTATGACAATTGCGACAAAATGATCAATCAGCCTTTAACTGAACAGTTAAAATTACTGAAAACTGCATATGACATTGACAACATTAACTTCAGTTCACTTCATTACAAGCAGGATAAGGGCAGTAATCCTGTAACCACAGAGGTGCTGGACCTAAGTATCCAAAAATATGCAGCCCAGACCAATAGCCACATTTACCTGGTATTAAATGCTTTCAATAAAGAACGCAGTGTACCTGAAGTCAGGAACAGGACCCTGCCTGTATTTATCAACAGGGGTTATACCGATGTGGACGAGATCATTTACCACCTTCCTGAAAATGTGAGTATTGAGCTTACACCCGACAATAAAATACTTAAAAATGAATTTGGGAGCTATCAGGTAAGTATTAAAAAAGAAGACAGAAAACTGATCTATACCCGAAGGTTTATATTGAACAATGGCAGTTATCCGGCGGAAAAATATACTGATTTTTCGAACTTCATCACTGCAGTAAGTTCGGCCGACCAGGCTAAGGCTATTTTTAAGCTCAACTCAGCTCAATAA
- a CDS encoding transglutaminase domain-containing protein yields the protein MKYLLFLFVFFCSIAVRAQDFGFGEISGDDLDLKKVKTDSNANAVVLKEFGTASVRLDESYGNLYIDFEYHVRIKILNKNGFGSANVVIPQRIYGDKEDMVQNLKAVTINYIDGQFTQTPLDKKKVFTEKKNKYVVLTKFTMPNLVEGSIIEYSYRLYSHGLFNFRSWEFQSDIPKLYSEYIAIIPALYTYNVSLRGAQKLSSQNAELYKECLRISGRPYDCSKMTYIMKDIPALVEEDYMTAPSNFRSAINFELSEYYLLSGGKKSVTKEWKDVDFELINDKSFGSQMKRKDLFKELLPEILKNKTAPLDKAKEIYDYIKRNIKRNGFIGIQSENTIKKALETHSGNTADINLALVAALSAANLDAEAVILSTRSNGTVNNLYPVITDFNYVIAKVNIEGKSYLLDATEPLMPFGLLPLHCINGQGRVINLKKPSYWYDLKASQKETLRYSLIAELGKDGKIRGNLTIHAIGYAAYNKRKKILAASSVDEYVEKLDESMPQIRILKHAIHNLDSLENLLTENYEVEMSAFSNLNSDPLFFNPFFIDRISKNPFNLNERTYPVDLGAEKEIRINMTIKLPDNYNLADKPKELNMVLADAGGRFICTTAVEDNILLFNQLMQLNKPIYSSAEYLSLKEFYSRIIQLQKTDIILKKSK from the coding sequence ATGAAATATCTTCTTTTTCTGTTTGTATTTTTTTGTTCCATTGCTGTAAGGGCACAGGATTTTGGATTTGGGGAAATCAGCGGGGATGATCTTGACTTAAAAAAGGTAAAAACAGACAGCAATGCCAATGCAGTAGTGTTAAAGGAATTTGGTACGGCATCAGTTCGTTTAGACGAAAGTTATGGCAATCTTTATATAGATTTTGAATACCATGTCAGGATAAAAATACTGAACAAAAATGGCTTCGGGAGTGCAAATGTTGTCATTCCCCAAAGAATTTATGGCGATAAGGAAGACATGGTCCAGAACCTGAAAGCAGTGACCATAAATTATATAGACGGGCAATTTACACAAACACCGCTGGATAAAAAAAAGGTGTTTACCGAGAAAAAGAACAAATATGTGGTACTGACTAAATTTACCATGCCCAATCTGGTTGAGGGCAGTATTATTGAATACAGCTACCGCCTCTATTCGCATGGCCTTTTTAACTTCAGGAGCTGGGAATTCCAGTCGGACATCCCGAAACTGTACAGCGAATACATTGCCATTATCCCTGCCCTTTACACTTATAATGTATCCTTACGTGGGGCACAGAAGCTCAGTTCACAAAATGCTGAACTCTATAAAGAATGCCTCAGAATTTCAGGAAGGCCCTATGACTGTTCAAAAATGACCTATATCATGAAAGATATCCCGGCATTGGTTGAAGAAGATTACATGACTGCCCCAAGTAATTTCAGGTCGGCCATTAATTTTGAACTCTCCGAATACTACCTGCTGTCGGGCGGGAAGAAAAGTGTAACCAAGGAATGGAAGGATGTGGACTTTGAGCTGATAAATGACAAATCATTTGGCAGCCAGATGAAAAGAAAAGACCTTTTTAAAGAGCTGTTGCCAGAGATCCTGAAAAACAAGACTGCACCGCTGGACAAGGCAAAGGAAATCTATGATTACATTAAGCGCAACATCAAGCGAAACGGATTTATTGGAATTCAAAGTGAAAATACAATAAAAAAAGCTTTGGAAACCCATTCCGGCAATACGGCGGACATTAACCTGGCGCTGGTAGCTGCATTAAGTGCAGCGAATCTGGATGCAGAAGCGGTTATCCTTTCGACCCGTTCCAATGGCACTGTGAATAACTTATACCCCGTGATCACTGATTTTAATTATGTAATAGCTAAGGTAAACATTGAGGGAAAAAGCTATTTGCTGGATGCAACAGAGCCTTTAATGCCATTTGGTTTGCTGCCACTCCATTGCATTAACGGACAGGGAAGGGTAATCAACCTGAAAAAACCCTCCTACTGGTATGACCTTAAAGCGAGTCAGAAAGAAACACTCCGGTACAGTTTAATTGCTGAGCTGGGAAAAGATGGAAAAATACGGGGTAACCTGACCATCCACGCCATTGGTTATGCGGCCTATAATAAACGTAAAAAGATCCTGGCAGCAAGTTCGGTGGATGAATATGTAGAGAAGCTGGATGAGAGTATGCCCCAGATCAGGATCCTTAAACATGCAATCCATAACCTGGACAGCCTGGAAAACCTGCTTACCGAAAATTATGAAGTTGAAATGTCGGCCTTTTCCAACCTCAATAGTGACCCTTTATTTTTTAACCCGTTTTTTATCGACCGGATCAGCAAAAATCCTTTCAATTTAAATGAGCGTACCTATCCTGTAGATCTGGGTGCAGAAAAGGAAATCCGCATCAACATGACAATTAAACTGCCTGATAACTATAATTTGGCCGACAAGCCTAAAGAACTGAACATGGTACTGGCCGATGCGGGTGGCAGGTTTATCTGTACAACTGCTGTTGAAGACAATATCCTGCTGTTTAACCAGCTGATGCAGCTTAACAAACCAATTTATAGCTCTGCAGAATACCTTTCACTTAAGGAGTTCTACAGCAGGATCATCCAATTGCAGAAAACGGATATTATCCTTAAAAAATCAAAATAG
- a CDS encoding 3'-5' exonuclease produces the protein MKLNLKRPLAFFDLETTGVNVGADRIVEIAILKAMPDGSELIKTMRINPEMPIPLYASLIHGIYDEHIANEPIFKEVATELADFIGDADLAGYNSNRFDIPVLLEEFLRAGVDFDMSDRKFVDVQNIFHQMEQRTLRAAYKFYCNKDIINAHSAEADITATYQVLLAQIERYKDIDFEDKQGNISRPVQNDVEALHAFTNMNKPVDFAGRMVYNENDEETFNFGKHKGKTVEQVFDIEPSYYAWMKQGDFPLYTKKKLEEIWTRWNKKKEQLKLERQQQAEANRPKNPQPVKVQQNPAKPQHQQPKKEKPAAELTNDMLEQLKMKFGK, from the coding sequence ATGAAATTGAATTTAAAACGCCCACTCGCTTTTTTTGATCTGGAAACCACTGGTGTTAATGTAGGTGCTGATCGTATTGTCGAAATTGCAATATTGAAAGCCATGCCAGATGGATCTGAACTGATCAAGACCATGCGCATCAATCCTGAAATGCCGATCCCATTGTATGCTTCACTGATCCATGGAATTTACGACGAACACATTGCCAATGAGCCTATATTTAAAGAGGTAGCTACTGAACTTGCTGATTTTATTGGTGATGCAGACCTGGCAGGCTACAACTCCAACAGGTTTGATATCCCGGTATTGCTGGAAGAGTTTTTAAGGGCAGGGGTTGACTTTGATATGTCCGACAGGAAATTTGTTGATGTGCAGAACATATTTCATCAGATGGAGCAGCGTACCCTCAGGGCTGCTTATAAATTCTATTGCAACAAAGACATCATCAATGCACATTCCGCAGAAGCAGATATTACGGCAACCTATCAGGTATTGCTGGCACAGATAGAACGTTATAAAGACATTGATTTTGAGGATAAGCAGGGAAATATATCCAGGCCTGTACAAAACGATGTAGAGGCACTTCATGCTTTTACCAATATGAACAAACCGGTTGACTTTGCCGGAAGGATGGTCTATAATGAAAATGATGAAGAGACCTTCAATTTTGGTAAACATAAGGGCAAAACTGTTGAGCAGGTTTTTGACATTGAGCCCAGTTATTATGCCTGGATGAAGCAGGGTGATTTTCCCTTATATACCAAGAAAAAACTCGAGGAGATCTGGACCCGCTGGAACAAAAAGAAGGAACAGCTTAAACTGGAAAGGCAGCAGCAGGCTGAAGCAAACAGGCCAAAAAACCCTCAACCGGTTAAAGTGCAGCAAAACCCTGCTAAGCCACAACACCAGCAGCCTAAAAAAGAAAAACCAGCTGCTGAGCTGACCAACGATATGCTGGAGCAGCTGAAGATGAAATTTGGAAAATAA
- a CDS encoding M1 family metallopeptidase, whose protein sequence is MKKRTMVTALCVMLFARVHAQQNLPVPSNIRAAYERGTRDISGKPGPAYWQNTADYKLKINFNPSTRELKGLAEIVYVNNSKDTLKQLWFKLYPNLYQKGANPKTKVDTRDLGDGLDILSVQADGKTLASSDLVIEGTNMHTGIAALAPGKSMKLSIDYQYILNKGSHIRTGQVNDSAHFVAYFFPRIAVYDDIDGWNKYPYTGEEEFYNDFCNFKAEITVPERYVIWATGNLLNADAVFKKEIASRLSKAEATDEIVDVITEQDLKQKKVTSNKAFNTYVFEAKNVTDFVFATSNHYLWKSSSVLVDSLTKRRTRVDAVFNPIHKDYYEVADFARQTVYLMSHVFPKWAFPYPHETVFDGLDQMEYPMMVNDNPVAKRKDAITLTVHEVFHTMFPFYMGTNETQYGWMDEGWATIAEWLLAPMIDTTLVDEYGVESTAISSGTKNDVPIVTLTPDLKGVGSFTNSYPKPAMGYLFVKDYLGDELFTKALHHYIKQWNGKHPMPFDFFYCMNEGSGKNLNWFWKAWFFEEGVTDMAIKAADKTDQGYRIRIENKSTKPLPVDLLLEYADGTSAEIHKTIGVWKKGNSWTDIEVSTVKTLKKVTLGSVHVPDKDPNDNVFLLR, encoded by the coding sequence ATGAAGAAAAGGACAATGGTAACGGCATTATGCGTCATGCTGTTTGCCCGGGTACATGCCCAGCAAAATTTACCGGTCCCTTCAAATATACGTGCTGCTTATGAAAGGGGGACAAGGGACATTAGCGGTAAACCAGGACCTGCATACTGGCAAAATACGGCCGATTATAAGTTAAAAATCAATTTTAACCCTTCAACAAGGGAACTGAAGGGCCTTGCAGAGATTGTCTATGTGAACAACAGTAAGGATACCCTTAAACAGCTTTGGTTTAAACTTTACCCCAATCTGTATCAGAAAGGAGCAAATCCCAAAACAAAAGTAGATACCAGAGACCTGGGGGATGGGCTCGACATCCTGTCTGTCCAGGCAGATGGGAAAACCCTGGCCAGCAGCGATCTGGTCATTGAAGGGACCAATATGCATACCGGGATTGCAGCACTTGCACCCGGAAAGTCCATGAAGCTCAGCATTGATTATCAGTACATCTTAAATAAGGGCTCACATATCCGTACAGGGCAGGTAAACGATAGTGCGCATTTTGTAGCTTATTTTTTTCCGCGTATAGCGGTTTACGATGATATAGATGGCTGGAACAAATATCCATACACAGGAGAAGAAGAGTTTTATAACGACTTCTGTAATTTTAAGGCAGAAATTACTGTTCCCGAGCGGTACGTGATCTGGGCTACAGGCAATCTGCTGAATGCTGATGCCGTATTTAAAAAAGAGATAGCCAGTCGTTTAAGCAAGGCAGAAGCAACGGATGAAATCGTAGATGTGATTACGGAACAGGACCTGAAACAAAAAAAGGTAACCAGTAACAAAGCATTTAATACTTATGTGTTTGAAGCAAAAAACGTTACCGATTTTGTTTTCGCTACCAGTAACCATTACCTGTGGAAATCGTCGAGCGTACTGGTGGACTCCCTGACCAAAAGAAGGACCAGGGTAGATGCCGTTTTTAACCCTATCCATAAAGATTATTATGAAGTGGCAGATTTTGCCAGGCAAACGGTATACCTGATGAGCCATGTTTTTCCTAAATGGGCTTTTCCATATCCGCATGAAACTGTTTTTGACGGACTGGATCAGATGGAATATCCTATGATGGTAAACGACAATCCTGTAGCAAAAAGAAAAGATGCCATTACGCTTACCGTACATGAAGTATTCCATACCATGTTTCCCTTTTATATGGGCACCAACGAAACCCAATATGGCTGGATGGACGAAGGCTGGGCAACCATAGCAGAATGGCTGCTGGCCCCGATGATAGACACTACATTGGTGGACGAATATGGGGTAGAGTCGACCGCTATATCTTCAGGTACTAAAAATGATGTGCCTATAGTTACATTAACACCAGATTTAAAAGGGGTAGGTTCTTTTACCAACTCCTATCCTAAGCCTGCAATGGGGTATCTGTTTGTTAAAGATTACCTGGGCGATGAGCTGTTTACCAAAGCCCTGCACCATTACATTAAACAATGGAATGGCAAACACCCTATGCCTTTTGATTTTTTTTACTGCATGAATGAGGGCTCGGGCAAAAACCTGAACTGGTTTTGGAAAGCCTGGTTTTTTGAAGAAGGGGTAACAGACATGGCCATTAAAGCCGCAGACAAAACAGATCAAGGTTATCGCATCAGGATAGAGAATAAAAGTACGAAACCTTTGCCGGTTGACCTGTTGCTGGAATATGCAGATGGTACTTCAGCAGAAATACATAAAACCATAGGGGTATGGAAAAAAGGCAACTCCTGGACCGATATTGAGGTAAGTACAGTTAAAACACTTAAAAAAGTCACACTGGGTAGTGTTCATGTCCCGGATAAAGACCCCAACGACAATGTTTTTCTGCTCAGGTAG